Proteins encoded by one window of Mesorhizobium sp. INR15:
- a CDS encoding glycoside hydrolase family protein has translation MPINKIKGTKRGVAAIAAAIVAAGIGGWQSQKDTTPKVLPPAVILATDALILPWEGMVLKSHWDRFAKIYDICGGITRINGKPVGPNMSFTRPQCEQLTREQIYHGYYLPLVKEVPGFVNFPISVQAAMLSGAYNFGVGTVKSRKGMAGSTATRWHMAGEYRKGCEAQTAFNKVGITVVDGLVKRREMGDAQRIGEAELCVSGLSK, from the coding sequence ATGCCAATTAACAAAATCAAGGGCACCAAGCGTGGCGTGGCGGCCATTGCCGCAGCCATCGTCGCGGCCGGTATCGGCGGCTGGCAGTCGCAAAAGGACACCACACCGAAGGTTCTCCCGCCCGCCGTGATCTTGGCAACCGACGCACTGATCCTTCCATGGGAAGGCATGGTGCTGAAGTCCCATTGGGACCGGTTCGCCAAAATCTACGACATCTGCGGCGGCATCACCCGCATCAACGGCAAGCCTGTCGGCCCGAACATGTCGTTCACGCGCCCGCAGTGCGAGCAGCTGACCCGTGAGCAGATTTACCACGGGTATTATCTGCCACTGGTCAAAGAAGTTCCAGGTTTCGTAAACTTCCCGATCAGCGTCCAAGCGGCCATGCTGTCGGGCGCCTACAATTTCGGCGTTGGCACGGTCAAATCCAGGAAAGGCATGGCTGGCTCAACGGCGACCCGCTGGCACATGGCTGGCGAGTACCGCAAGGGCTGCGAAGCTCAGACCGCCTTCAACAAGGTCGGAATCACAGTCGTCGACGGTCTCGTCAAGCGCCGCGAAATGGGAGACGCACAGCGCATCGGCGAGGCCGAGCTTTGCGTGTCGGGTCTCAGCAAATGA
- a CDS encoding oxidoreductase — protein sequence MPTPRLTDDLAQAAADAFRAHGTKTAAAAALGLNPKTFDSRLKVAGERKMCGTEPLVPGFRISQTTAVYRDGQLAAEFIQQKPERGEKFELPAGQKIKAVSALVNEDGREIVKWIKTAEDSKPILLDGIRAAFEAYRPAALIKAPPFTNADLLTVYPIVDLHLGMFSWAKETGADYDLKIAADLLRSSMNNLVARSANSKTALVLDMGDYFHADNSRNQTARSGNPLDVDSRYAKVVQIGFELVIQCVELALQKHDFVEYRKTPGNHDDETSLMLAVAVAAHFRNNDRVKVNTSPSRFYMKQHGKCMVVATHGDMLKMGDLAGFAAAQYPVEWGATVHRYGYTGHIHNEKELSRNSLRGLRAESFNTLAAKDAWHAGEGYQSPRNMVSITLHKDRGEVDRFTVPA from the coding sequence TTGCCAACTCCCCGCCTCACCGACGACCTGGCACAAGCCGCAGCAGACGCATTCAGAGCCCACGGCACGAAGACTGCTGCAGCAGCCGCGCTCGGCCTCAACCCAAAGACCTTCGATAGCCGGCTGAAGGTGGCTGGCGAGCGAAAGATGTGCGGCACGGAACCATTGGTGCCAGGCTTCCGCATTAGTCAGACCACCGCAGTCTATCGCGACGGTCAGTTGGCAGCCGAATTCATTCAGCAGAAGCCCGAGCGCGGCGAGAAATTCGAACTGCCTGCCGGCCAGAAGATCAAGGCCGTTTCAGCGCTGGTCAACGAAGACGGTCGCGAGATCGTTAAGTGGATTAAGACCGCCGAGGACAGCAAGCCGATCCTCCTGGACGGCATCAGGGCAGCGTTCGAGGCATACCGACCGGCAGCCCTGATAAAGGCTCCACCCTTCACCAACGCCGACCTACTGACGGTCTACCCGATCGTCGATCTTCATCTCGGGATGTTTTCGTGGGCGAAAGAGACCGGCGCCGACTACGACCTAAAGATTGCTGCCGATCTGCTCAGATCGAGCATGAACAACCTGGTGGCCCGTAGCGCTAATTCGAAGACTGCCCTGGTTCTCGACATGGGCGACTACTTCCATGCGGACAACAGCCGCAACCAGACGGCGCGCTCTGGCAATCCTCTCGACGTGGACTCGAGATATGCCAAAGTCGTGCAGATCGGCTTCGAACTGGTCATCCAGTGCGTCGAGCTTGCGCTGCAGAAGCACGATTTCGTGGAGTACCGGAAGACGCCCGGCAACCATGACGACGAGACCAGTTTGATGCTCGCGGTCGCGGTGGCCGCGCACTTCCGCAACAACGATCGAGTCAAGGTCAACACCAGCCCAAGCCGCTTCTATATGAAACAGCATGGCAAGTGCATGGTTGTGGCGACCCACGGCGACATGCTCAAGATGGGCGATCTAGCAGGCTTCGCTGCCGCGCAGTATCCCGTCGAATGGGGAGCAACTGTCCACAGGTATGGCTACACCGGCCACATCCACAACGAAAAAGAGTTGAGCCGGAATTCGCTGCGCGGTCTTCGCGCCGAGAGCTTCAACACGCTCGCGGCGAAGGATGCCTGGCACGCGGGTGAAGGCTATCAAAGCCCGCGTAATATGGTGTCGATTACGTTGCATAAAGACCGTGGTGAGGTCGATCGCTTCACGGTGCCGGCGTAG